The following DNA comes from Acetomicrobium sp. S15 = DSM 107314.
TGGCTGGCCGGACCCCCGCCAAAACCGTAGCGTTTTATAACGCCGGCGAAGCCCTTTCCTTTGCTGACGCCGGTTACGTCCACTACCTCTCCTTCCTGGAAAGACCCCACAGTGACCTCGCTGCCTACCCGGACGTCAACCGGTTCGTTTATCCGGAACTCTCTGAGCCATCTTTTGGGCTCCACCCCGGCCTTTTTAAAAGAAGCCCTCATTGGGCGGTTGACCTTGTTTGGCTTCACGTCTCCATAGCCCAAGACAACGGCAGAATAGCCATCCTTTTCTGGTGTGCGCAGAGCCGCAACTACGCATGGCCCGGCCTCAACCAACGTTACCGGGATCACTTTACCTTCCGAATCGAAGATCTGGGTCATTCCAACCTTGCGACCCAAGATGCCTTTCATAAACGCCAACTCCTTTCGACCTCAAACCCTCTAAAGCTTTATCTGGATATCCACCCCAGAGGGAAGATTCAACTGCATCAGCGCTTCCATCGTCTTCTGAGTGGGATCCACGATGTCGATAAGACGCTTATGGATGCGCATCTCGAACTGCTCCCGCGCGTTCTTGTCCTTGTGCGGCGACTTGAGCACAGTGAATCTGTTTATCTCAGTCGGAAGCGGAATAGGACCAGACACGCGCGCACCGCTCCTAATGGCGGTCTCTGCAATTTGCAGGGCTGAACTATCCAGCACTCGGTGATCAAAGGCTTTGAGTTTAATGCGGATCGTTTTGGCCATCTACGTCACTCCGCTAATCCAATATCTTCGTTACCACACCAGCACCTACGGTGTGACCGCCTTCTCTGACTGCAAACCTTAAGCCTTCTTCGAGGGCTATGGGAACGATGAGCTTTACCTCGAAGGTGGCGTTGTCTCCGGGCATGACCATCTCTACGCCATCGGGCAGCTTTATGTCGCCGGTGACGTCGGTGGTCCTGAAGTAGAACTGGGGCTTGTACCCTGTGAAGAACGGTGTGTGTCGGCCGCCTTCTTCTTTCTTCAAAACGTACACCTCGGCGTAGAAGTGTTTATGCGGGGTTATGGAACCTGGCTTTGCCACGACCATGCCTCGCTCTACCTCGTCTTTGTCCACGCCGCGCAGTAGTATGCCTATGTTGTCTCCGGCTATGGCTTCGTCCAAGATCTTCCTGAACATCTCGAGGGATGTGGCGACGGTCTTTATCTTATCCTCCCTCATTCCTATTATTTCCACTTCTTCTCCGGGCTTTATCCTTCCTCTCTCTACCCTGCCCGTTACGACTGTGCCGCGCCCTGTGATGGTGAATACGTCCTCTACGGGCATGAGGAAGGGTTTATCTACATCCCTTACGGGTTCAGGTATGTAAGAGTCGCAGGCATCGAGCAAGTCCCATATGGGCTTCGTGTCCTCGTTGTCCTCGTCTGCCTGGAGGGCTTTAAGCGCAGAACCCCTTACTACTGGGATCTCGTCTCCGGGGAAGCCGTACTTATTCAAGAGGTCCCTGACTTCCATCTCGACCAAGTCCAAGAGCTCCGGGTCATCTACCATGTCCACCTTGTTCATGAAGACGACTATGGCGGGGACGTTGACCTGACGTGCCAACAATACGTGCTCCCTCGTCTGGGGCATGGGACCGTCGGCTGCGGATACCACCAAGATAGCGCCGTCCATCTGGGCTGCGCCGGTGATCATGTTCTTTATGTAGTCTGCGTGTCCGGGGCAGTCTATGTGGGCATAGTGGCGGTGCTCCGTCTCGTATTCCACGTGAGATATGTTTATCGTTATCCCGCGCTCCCTCTCCTCGGGGGCCTTGTCGATCTGCTCGAAGGGCACGAAGTTAGCGAACCCCTTGCGGCTCAACGTCTTTGTGATGGCAGCAGTGAGCGTGGTCTTGCCATGGTCTATGTGACCGATGGTGCCTATGTTCAAGTGTGGCTTGCTCCTCGTAAATTTCTCTTTGGCCATGTCTACAAACAACCCCCCTTGTCTTTCGAAGGCAATGCCTACAGCTTCTAAGCGTTACTCGCTGCATCCGGCCCTGTAAAACCCTTATAATGCGAATTGCAAACGCAAATGATTATAGCATAAACCTAACACAAAAAAGACCCAGAGCTCTTAAGAAACCCTGGACCTTTACCTTTAAAAATGGAGCCGACTGCCGGAATCGAACCGGCGACCCCTTCCTTACCATGGAAGTGCTCTGCCT
Coding sequences within:
- the rplC gene encoding 50S ribosomal protein L3, producing MKGILGRKVGMTQIFDSEGKVIPVTLVEAGPCVVAALRTPEKDGYSAVVLGYGDVKPNKVNRPMRASFKKAGVEPKRWLREFRINEPVDVRVGSEVTVGSFQEGEVVDVTGVSKGKGFAGVIKRYGFGGGPASHGSSKFHRQPGSSGANSSPSHVFKGKRMPGRMGGRRVTVKNISVAAVDEENNLLILKGAVPGSRNGLLLIHKKS
- the rpsJ gene encoding 30S ribosomal protein S10, whose amino-acid sequence is MAKTIRIKLKAFDHRVLDSSALQIAETAIRSGARVSGPIPLPTEINRFTVLKSPHKDKNAREQFEMRIHKRLIDIVDPTQKTMEALMQLNLPSGVDIQIKL
- the tuf gene encoding elongation factor Tu, which encodes MAKEKFTRSKPHLNIGTIGHIDHGKTTLTAAITKTLSRKGFANFVPFEQIDKAPEERERGITINISHVEYETEHRHYAHIDCPGHADYIKNMITGAAQMDGAILVVSAADGPMPQTREHVLLARQVNVPAIVVFMNKVDMVDDPELLDLVEMEVRDLLNKYGFPGDEIPVVRGSALKALQADEDNEDTKPIWDLLDACDSYIPEPVRDVDKPFLMPVEDVFTITGRGTVVTGRVERGRIKPGEEVEIIGMREDKIKTVATSLEMFRKILDEAIAGDNIGILLRGVDKDEVERGMVVAKPGSITPHKHFYAEVYVLKKEEGGRHTPFFTGYKPQFYFRTTDVTGDIKLPDGVEMVMPGDNATFEVKLIVPIALEEGLRFAVREGGHTVGAGVVTKILD